Genomic segment of Falsibacillus albus:
CTCTGTCCTATCGGCTGCCTGGTGCATCGAAGACGGACAGAATAGCTGGGAATGGGGGATCGGGTGTGCCGGGTTATTCGATGAATTGATGCAGGAATAGGAAAAGGAGCCTCATCGGCTCCTTTTCTTATTTGTTGGTTTTATTTGGTTCTGCTAAACAACGCTGTTGATTGCCTCTGAGTAAGCTGCCTGCGCTTTTCTTTTTGTCCAGCTCCGGCAGCTAGAGGCTGTGTGATTTCCCTCACCGTGTCTATGATAAGTCATCATCGATTCGGCTTGTGGTTCATCGTGATTCCTTTATCTCACACGGTTCAGTCCAATCTCTTCGCCTCTGAGCAAGCTGCCTGCGCTTTTCTTTTTGTCCAGCTCCGGCAGCTAGAGGCTGTGTGATTTCCCTCACCGTGTCTATGATAAGTCATCATCGATTCGGCTTGTGGTTCATCGTGATTCCTTTATCTCACACGGTTCAGTCCAATCTCTTCGCCTCTGAGCAAGCTGCCTACGCTTTTCCTGTAAATGCCATTCGGCCGTTCAATATTTGGTTTGGGCTTTTGAGCTGGTATGTGTTGCTCGCCTCCGAGAAGTCGATTTTCAGGATGTCATCCAAAAAAATCATTTTTGATTTTTCTACGTAAATCGGCATTTCATTCGTGTCGAGCAGAACGTCGTCGCTTTCGATCAAATCATCGGGACCAACCGCTGTCAGGGTCGGCACTCCGCTCATGACGCAACCGCAGCCTTCCGTTTCATATTTCAGCTTCAATAGTTTTGAGCTTCCGTTCATTTTCTCTCTAATTTTAGCAGCCGCTTGTTCTGTGATGGTGATCTTCATTTCGCAGGCTCCTTTCTGCCATTATCCGTCCATTCTACCACAGCCCTCCTTTTTTCGTCGCGTCTTGCATTTTTTCAGTTTT
This window contains:
- a CDS encoding iron-sulfur cluster biosynthesis family protein; amino-acid sequence: MKITITEQAAAKIREKMNGSSKLLKLKYETEGCGCVMSGVPTLTAVGPDDLIESDDVLLDTNEMPIYVEKSKMIFLDDILKIDFSEASNTYQLKSPNQILNGRMAFTGKA